TAAAGCCATAATCATTAGAATGAGTGGTGATAGAGCAATCAATCCTAATACTCGTTTTTCAAATTTTAAATGCATAAAATATAAAGCAACTAAAGAAGCTTTTCCCACGGCGCTACCCACAAGAAGAAATCCCTGTAACAGATTAGAATAAAAAGGTCCGTTTGGAATCAGCGCTATCACAATTTCGATAACTGTCAGTACCATGAGCCACCAAAATATTTTCATATAATTCGGTTCAGCGTGTTCGGTATGAGATTGATCATTCATTTAGTTTTCCCCTAAAGTTTATTATAAAAGATATACGAATGTGAATACTAAAATCCAGACAAGGTCAACAAAATGCCAATAAAGACCAACTAATTCTACTCCGTTGTAGTCTTCCGGAGAATATTTTCCTTTCGCGGAATTACGGAGAACAACCGACAGGTAAATTACGCCGCCCGTAACATGCATCCCGTGGAATCCTGTGATAGTGAAGAATGTGGTGCCGAATAAGCTGCTGCCCCACGGATTTGCCGAAAATGTCAATCCTTCTCCTATCAGATGCGTCCATTCAAATGCCTGTAGGCTGAGGAATATTACTCC
This region of Candidatus Neomarinimicrobiota bacterium genomic DNA includes:
- a CDS encoding cytochrome C oxidase subunit IV family protein encodes the protein MNDQSHTEHAEPNYMKIFWWLMVLTVIEIVIALIPNGPFYSNLLQGFLLVGSAVGKASLVALYFMHLKFEKRVLGLIALSPLILMIMALTFLLNDIRSPAVDDVDASKIKVETIAEN